A window of Dorea formicigenerans contains these coding sequences:
- the era gene encoding GTPase Era, which produces MKNDFKSGFVTLIGRPNVGKSTLMNYLIGQKIAITSNKPQTTRNRIQTVLTTDEGQIVFVDTPGIHKAKNKLGEYMVNVAEKTLNEVDVVLWLVEPTTFIGAGEQHIAKQLQRVKTPVILVINKVDSVKREEILPAIAAYKDIYDFADIVPVSARSGDNTDELLRVIMKYLPYGPQFYDEDTVTDQPERQIVAELIREKALHSLQDEIPHGIAVAIDRMKMQNKVMHIDATIICERDSHKGIIIGKQGSMLKKIGSTARYEIERMLDCKVNLKLWVKVKKDWRDSEFLMKNFGYREEE; this is translated from the coding sequence ATGAAGAATGATTTTAAGTCTGGTTTTGTGACATTGATTGGACGTCCGAATGTGGGAAAATCTACATTAATGAATTACCTGATCGGGCAGAAGATTGCCATTACATCTAACAAACCGCAGACAACACGTAACCGTATCCAGACGGTTCTGACAACGGATGAAGGTCAGATTGTATTTGTTGATACACCAGGAATCCACAAGGCGAAAAACAAGCTCGGCGAGTACATGGTAAATGTGGCTGAGAAGACATTGAATGAAGTGGATGTCGTGCTTTGGCTTGTGGAGCCAACTACATTTATCGGAGCGGGCGAACAGCATATTGCAAAGCAGCTTCAGAGAGTCAAGACACCGGTCATTCTCGTCATCAATAAGGTGGATTCTGTGAAGAGAGAAGAGATTCTGCCGGCAATTGCTGCATACAAAGATATTTATGACTTTGCAGATATTGTTCCGGTATCTGCAAGAAGTGGTGACAATACGGATGAACTTCTGCGCGTCATTATGAAATATCTTCCATATGGACCACAGTTTTATGATGAGGACACAGTGACAGATCAGCCGGAACGTCAGATTGTGGCAGAATTGATCCGTGAGAAAGCATTGCACAGTTTGCAAGATGAAATCCCGCATGGAATCGCGGTTGCGATTGACCGTATGAAAATGCAGAACAAAGTTATGCATATTGATGCAACGATCATCTGTGAGCGTGATTCACACAAGGGGATCATCATCGGAAAACAGGGGAGTATGCTGAAAAAAATTGGAAGTACTGCTCGTTATGAGATTGAGAGAATGTTGGATTGTAAGGTCAATCTGAAGCTTTGGGTGAAGGTAAAGAAGGACTGGAGAGACAGCGAATTTCTGATGAAAAATTTTGGATATCGGGAAGAAGAATAA
- a CDS encoding RNA-guided endonuclease InsQ/TnpB family protein has translation MVKAIKVMLIPNNVQKTKMFQYAGASRFAYNWALAREKESYEKGGKFISDSELRKEFTKLRHSDEYAWLLNISNNVTKQAIKDACTAYKNFFKGLQKFPRFKSRKRSMPKFYQDNVKIQLSNTHVKLEGFSSSRKANKQKKNWVRLAEHGRIPTDVKYMNPRISFDGLNWWISVCVEFPDCKETLNDDGVGIDLGIKDLAVCSDAVKYKNINKSQKVKKLEKQKRRLQRSISRSYEKNKKGESYCKTNNVIKKEKLLLKQNHRLTNIRKNYLNQTISEIVNRKPRFICIEDLNVSGMMKNRHLSKAVQEQGFFGFRKQLEYKCNDKGIQLIVAERFYPSSKLCSCCGNIKKDLKLSDRVYRCECGNMIDRDFQASINLKAYGERFAS, from the coding sequence ATGGTAAAAGCCATAAAAGTAATGCTGATACCAAACAACGTACAGAAAACTAAGATGTTTCAGTACGCAGGAGCTTCAAGATTTGCTTATAACTGGGCTTTGGCCAGGGAAAAAGAAAGCTACGAAAAAGGTGGCAAATTCATTTCAGATTCAGAACTCAGAAAAGAATTTACAAAGCTCAGACATTCTGATGAATACGCATGGTTGCTGAATATTTCAAATAATGTAACCAAACAGGCAATCAAAGATGCCTGTACTGCGTATAAGAACTTTTTCAAGGGTTTGCAAAAATTCCCAAGATTCAAGTCCAGAAAGAGATCAATGCCGAAGTTCTATCAGGACAACGTTAAGATACAATTGAGTAATACCCACGTTAAGCTTGAAGGCTTTTCTTCCAGCAGGAAAGCAAATAAGCAAAAAAAGAATTGGGTAAGACTTGCAGAACATGGACGTATTCCAACAGATGTTAAATATATGAATCCGAGAATATCCTTTGACGGATTGAACTGGTGGATCAGTGTATGTGTAGAATTTCCTGATTGCAAAGAAACACTTAATGATGATGGAGTTGGCATAGACTTAGGAATTAAAGACTTAGCTGTCTGCTCTGATGCCGTTAAGTATAAGAACATCAATAAGAGTCAGAAAGTAAAGAAACTAGAAAAACAGAAACGCAGATTACAGCGTAGTATCTCTCGTTCTTACGAGAAAAATAAGAAAGGGGAAAGTTACTGTAAAACAAATAATGTAATCAAAAAGGAAAAACTTTTATTAAAACAAAATCACAGATTAACAAACATCCGTAAAAACTATTTGAATCAGACCATATCTGAGATCGTAAATCGAAAGCCAAGATTTATTTGTATTGAAGATCTGAATGTCAGTGGAATGATGAAAAATAGACATTTATCCAAAGCAGTACAGGAACAAGGATTTTTTGGGTTTAGAAAACAGCTTGAATACAAATGCAATGATAAAGGGATCCAGCTTATTGTGGCTGAACGGTTTTATCCATCATCAAAGCTTTGCAGCTGCTGTGGAAACATCAAAAAAGATTTGAAGTTATCTGACAGGGTTTATAGATGTGAATGTGGGAATATGATTGACAGAGATTTCCAGGCATCTATAAATCTCAAGGCCTATGGAGAACGATTTGCAAGCTAA
- a CDS encoding insulinase family protein codes for MSVKDLTTYEVLKDEDLKGIKAKGKLLKHKKSGARVLLVENDDNNKVFSIAFRTPPSDSTGVPHIMEHSVLCGSKNFPAKDPFVELVKGSLNTFLNAMTYPDKTVYPVASCNDKDFQNLMHVYMDAVLYPNIYNHDKTFRQEGWSYKLDEKDGELSYNGVVYNEMKGAFSSPEGVLDRVVLNTLFPDNCYANESGGDPEVIPQLTYEQFLDFHRTYYHPSNSYIYLYGDMDMEEKLRWLDEEYLCHYDKKDVNSEIHLQKPFDEVQEKTFEYSIASDESTEENTFLSYNKVIGTTLDRELYQAFEILDYALLSAPGAPLKKALTDAGIGKDIMGSYDNGVYQPIFSVVAKNAEESQKDEFVKVIEDVLRDQVKNGINQKALLAGINYNEFRYREADFGNYPKGLMYGLQVMDSWLYDENQPFIHIEALGTFEFLKNKVGTGYYEELIQKYLLDNTHGAIVVVRPEQGRTARLDAQLQDKLQKYKESLSEAEVEKLVADTKALEEYQSEPEAIENLEKIPVLRREDISREIAPFFNEEMKLADVPVVYHEIETNGIGYVNVMFDLSGVSAEELADVGILQSVLGIIDTENYEYSELFNEINVNTGGIGTSLELYNNVTRVKEKEFKATFEIKGKALYSQLEKTFAMMAEILTASKLDDTKRIREILAMLKSRLLMKFQSSGHTTAALRALSYASPSAKFKDMTSGIDFYKRVAYIEEHFDEEKEALSQRLYALTKKIFRPDNMMISYTAAREGLEGMEPRIAELAGKLNHEKVTETPCIIHCEKKNEGFKTASKVQYVARTGNFIDRGVEYTGALQILKVILSYDYLWQNIRVKGGAYGCMSSFNRIGEGYFVSYRDPNLKRTIDVYEGVVDYLENFTVSDRDMTKYIIGTISNIDQPMTPATKGERSMNLYMNKVSAEMIKKERAQILDAAQEDIRALAKVAKAVLAADQLCVIGGEEKIEEDKELFGEVTSF; via the coding sequence ATGAGTGTAAAAGACTTAACGACGTATGAAGTATTAAAAGACGAAGATTTAAAGGGTATTAAAGCGAAAGGAAAGCTTTTAAAGCATAAGAAAAGTGGCGCGAGAGTTCTGCTTGTTGAGAATGATGACAATAACAAAGTATTCAGCATTGCATTTCGGACACCGCCGTCAGACAGTACAGGAGTTCCGCATATTATGGAGCATTCCGTACTCTGCGGGTCAAAGAATTTCCCGGCAAAGGATCCATTTGTAGAGCTGGTGAAGGGATCTTTGAATACATTTTTAAATGCAATGACGTATCCGGATAAGACTGTTTATCCGGTGGCAAGCTGTAATGATAAGGATTTTCAGAATCTGATGCATGTATATATGGATGCGGTTTTGTATCCGAATATTTACAATCATGATAAGACATTCCGTCAGGAGGGCTGGAGCTACAAGCTGGATGAAAAAGATGGCGAGCTTTCCTACAATGGAGTTGTATACAATGAGATGAAGGGAGCATTTTCCTCACCGGAGGGAGTTCTGGATCGGGTTGTTCTGAATACCTTGTTCCCGGATAACTGCTATGCAAATGAGTCCGGTGGAGATCCGGAGGTGATTCCACAGCTTACTTACGAGCAGTTTCTTGATTTCCATAGAACATATTACCATCCGTCCAACAGTTATATTTATCTGTACGGAGATATGGATATGGAGGAAAAACTTCGCTGGCTTGACGAGGAATACCTGTGTCACTATGACAAAAAGGACGTAAACTCAGAGATTCATTTGCAGAAGCCATTTGATGAGGTACAGGAGAAGACTTTTGAATATTCTATAGCAAGCGATGAATCTACAGAAGAGAATACATTTCTTTCTTATAATAAGGTCATTGGAACAACATTGGACCGAGAACTCTATCAGGCATTTGAAATCCTGGATTACGCACTGTTATCTGCACCGGGAGCACCGCTTAAGAAGGCCCTTACCGATGCCGGAATCGGAAAAGACATTATGGGTTCTTATGACAACGGTGTGTATCAGCCTATTTTCTCTGTTGTTGCGAAAAATGCAGAGGAAAGTCAGAAAGATGAGTTTGTGAAGGTGATTGAAGACGTTCTTAGAGATCAGGTGAAGAATGGCATCAACCAGAAAGCGCTGCTGGCAGGAATCAACTACAACGAATTTCGATACAGAGAAGCTGATTTTGGAAATTATCCAAAAGGACTTATGTATGGACTCCAAGTCATGGATAGCTGGCTTTATGATGAAAACCAGCCGTTTATCCATATTGAGGCGTTAGGGACATTTGAATTTTTAAAGAACAAAGTTGGAACCGGATATTATGAAGAACTGATCCAGAAGTATCTGCTTGACAATACACACGGAGCAATCGTAGTGGTCCGCCCGGAGCAGGGACGTACAGCACGTCTGGATGCACAGCTCCAGGACAAGCTTCAGAAATATAAAGAGTCATTGAGCGAAGCAGAGGTTGAAAAACTGGTGGCAGACACGAAGGCGCTGGAAGAGTACCAGTCTGAGCCGGAAGCGATAGAAAACCTGGAAAAAATCCCGGTACTGCGCAGAGAAGACATTTCCAGAGAGATAGCCCCATTCTTTAATGAAGAAATGAAGCTGGCAGATGTGCCGGTTGTTTACCATGAGATTGAGACAAATGGAATCGGATATGTGAACGTTATGTTCGATCTGTCCGGTGTCAGTGCAGAAGAACTGGCGGATGTTGGAATCCTGCAGTCAGTACTTGGAATTATTGATACAGAGAACTATGAATACAGTGAGTTATTCAATGAGATAAATGTAAATACCGGAGGAATCGGTACATCACTGGAGCTGTATAATAATGTGACACGTGTGAAAGAAAAAGAATTCAAAGCGACATTTGAGATCAAAGGAAAAGCATTATATTCACAACTTGAGAAAACATTTGCCATGATGGCAGAGATTCTTACGGCATCAAAACTAGATGATACGAAACGAATCCGGGAGATTCTCGCTATGTTGAAATCAAGGCTGCTTATGAAGTTCCAGTCTTCTGGACATACGACCGCAGCACTTCGTGCACTGTCTTATGCATCACCGTCTGCTAAATTCAAAGATATGACAAGCGGAATTGACTTCTACAAACGAGTTGCCTATATAGAGGAACATTTTGACGAGGAAAAAGAGGCGTTATCGCAGAGATTGTACGCACTGACAAAGAAAATCTTCCGTCCGGACAATATGATGATCAGCTATACAGCGGCAAGAGAAGGTCTTGAGGGCATGGAGCCGAGAATCGCAGAACTAGCCGGAAAGCTCAATCATGAGAAAGTAACAGAGACACCGTGTATCATTCATTGCGAGAAAAAGAATGAAGGATTTAAGACTGCATCAAAAGTTCAGTATGTAGCACGCACTGGTAACTTCATAGATCGTGGCGTAGAATATACAGGAGCACTGCAGATTCTCAAAGTGATCTTAAGCTATGATTATCTGTGGCAGAATATCCGTGTCAAAGGCGGAGCTTACGGTTGCATGAGCAGTTTCAACCGCATCGGAGAAGGTTACTTTGTGTCTTACCGTGACCCGAATTTAAAACGTACCATTGATGTATATGAGGGCGTGGTAGATTACCTGGAGAACTTTACTGTCAGTGACCGTGATATGACAAAATACATCATTGGAACAATCAGCAACATTGATCAGCCAATGACACCGGCGACCAAGGGCGAACGTTCTATGAATCTCTACATGAACAAAGTAAGTGCCGAGATGATTAAGAAAGAACGCGCACAGATCCTGGATGCGGCACAGGAAGATATCCGGGCACTCGCCAAGGTGGCAAAAGCAGTACTGGCAGCAGACCAGTTGTGCGTCATTGGTGGAGAAGAGAAAATAGAAGAAGATAAAGAATTATTTGGCGAGGTGACAAGCTTTTAA
- a CDS encoding Na+/H+ antiporter NhaC family protein, translated as MLKKRKLAAWGAVVCLLMLAMSSVTVFAAEETTEYVPKMYASFWALVPPVVAIVLALITKEVYSSLFVGIVIGGLFWSGFSFENTVLHVFQDGIVGVLTDSYNMGILVFLVILGIMVCMMNKAGGSAAFGRWASVHIKTRIGAQLATIVLGVLIFIDDYFNCLTVGSVMRPITDKHQVSRAKLAYLIDATAAPVCIIAPISSWAAAVTGFVEGEDGFSIFLRAIPFNYYALLTILTMVLLVVLKIDYGSMRVHEDNALRGDIYTTPDRPYADAQDDVVEEKGGVIDLVFPILVLIGCCIIGMLYSGGFFSGVSFVEAFSASDASVGLMLGSFFAFVITVIFYALRRVLKFTDSMACIPDGFKAMVPAILILTFAWTLKAMTDSLGAAEYVAGIMETAATGLVNFLPAIIFLVGCFLAFATGTSWGTFGILIPIVVAVFQGTNETMMIISISACMAGAVCGDHCSPISDTTIMASAGAQCNHVNHVSTQLPYAMTVAAVSFVTYVIAGFVQNAWICLPIGIILMTGTLFVIRAITGKEE; from the coding sequence ATGTTGAAAAAGAGAAAACTGGCAGCCTGGGGGGCTGTAGTTTGTCTTCTGATGCTGGCTATGAGTTCTGTCACAGTTTTTGCAGCAGAAGAGACAACAGAGTATGTGCCAAAGATGTATGCATCTTTTTGGGCGCTGGTGCCACCGGTTGTAGCAATCGTATTGGCGCTGATCACAAAAGAAGTTTACAGTTCTTTATTTGTAGGAATTGTGATCGGAGGACTTTTCTGGTCAGGATTTTCATTTGAGAATACAGTACTTCATGTATTTCAAGATGGTATTGTAGGGGTTCTGACAGACAGCTATAATATGGGAATTTTAGTATTCCTTGTGATTCTTGGAATCATGGTGTGCATGATGAATAAAGCAGGAGGTTCCGCTGCATTTGGCCGTTGGGCGAGCGTACACATTAAGACAAGAATCGGAGCCCAGCTTGCGACAATCGTGCTTGGAGTTTTGATTTTTATTGATGATTACTTTAACTGCCTGACCGTTGGAAGTGTTATGAGACCAATCACAGATAAGCATCAGGTATCAAGAGCAAAGTTAGCTTACCTGATTGATGCTACGGCAGCCCCGGTATGTATCATTGCACCGATTTCCTCATGGGCGGCAGCAGTTACCGGATTCGTAGAGGGAGAGGACGGATTTTCCATTTTTCTCCGTGCCATTCCATTTAACTATTACGCACTTCTGACAATCCTGACCATGGTTCTTCTTGTTGTGTTAAAGATTGACTATGGCTCAATGCGTGTCCATGAAGATAATGCATTAAGAGGAGATATCTATACTACACCGGACAGACCGTACGCAGATGCACAGGATGATGTAGTTGAAGAAAAAGGCGGCGTGATTGATCTTGTATTTCCAATTCTTGTACTGATTGGCTGCTGTATTATCGGAATGCTTTACAGTGGAGGATTTTTCAGTGGCGTTAGTTTTGTAGAAGCATTTTCAGCCAGTGATGCGTCAGTCGGACTGATGCTTGGAAGCTTCTTCGCATTTGTGATCACGGTTATTTTCTATGCACTTAGAAGAGTTTTGAAGTTTACAGATTCTATGGCATGTATTCCAGACGGATTCAAGGCTATGGTGCCGGCAATCCTGATTCTGACATTTGCATGGACACTGAAAGCTATGACAGACAGTCTTGGTGCAGCAGAGTATGTGGCAGGAATTATGGAGACGGCTGCGACAGGGCTTGTGAATTTCCTCCCGGCAATTATTTTCCTGGTGGGTTGTTTCCTTGCATTTGCGACCGGAACTTCCTGGGGAACATTCGGAATTTTGATTCCAATCGTAGTTGCTGTATTCCAGGGAACAAATGAAACGATGATGATCATCTCTATCTCAGCCTGCATGGCAGGTGCGGTATGCGGTGACCATTGTTCGCCAATCTCTGATACGACGATTATGGCATCAGCCGGAGCGCAGTGCAATCATGTAAATCACGTATCGACGCAGCTTCCATATGCTATGACTGTGGCAGCAGTATCATTTGTGACTTATGTCATTGCAGGATTTGTACAGAACGCATGGATCTGTCTGCCGATTGGTATTATACTGATGACAGGAACACTTTTTGTGATTCGTGCAATTACAGGAAAAGAAGAATAA
- a CDS encoding molybdopterin-containing oxidoreductase family protein codes for MVKKGTCGLCQGGCAVVYTIENGKIVKAEPDKESPKGRLCPRGALVPDILYGEERIKRPLIRVGERGEGKFRECSWEEAVDKAAELLKKTADTYGGRSLASYYGRGILGLPVTRLCGKGDGSGKGKFLINLGSVNDMNCSSICNLASSTVTPGTLMGLNTRMMVQEIEESDYIISWGKNSASDDGPQVMLHRIKEAQKRGAKLIVIDPRQEGLGKIADWWIPITPGSDGALALAMLKLIIDSGRYDHEFVEKYTRGFEEFKTYLDTQTMEQLSKWCGISVTDIEKLTDIFCSTAKIPLVAYTGLEYQLSAIQNNRAIFVLWAITGKLDAPGAIYLNAKGLETPKLFEIPEDDKPIGVDEFPLFYKFSGQGQFSRFPKAVLEDEPYPVRGLMILGGSPVLSFPDSKSWREAYKKLDCLIVLDRYFTEDARYADVVFPACSLFEVPKAVPGPEGPHIVEPLIEPVGESKNDVLIMGAIAKKLGFGDKLPQTEEELRSWLLSGTAPYAGDFGTSADQKKEKHYKKYEIGELRADGKPGFPTPSGKLEICSTILEENGFVPYPEYKDVRSIPELAGKEYPFTMTSGARSNNRMGVFGANLDKIAEIEPYPFVDINAEDAKEIGIEDGDMVKVITPFADGTFKAKIRGIARHAIHIPHGGGSAYMAEPWKNGNVNDLCSLDYADPMTGFVLIKSVPCRVEKV; via the coding sequence ATGGTAAAAAAAGGAACCTGTGGTTTATGTCAAGGCGGCTGTGCAGTAGTTTATACTATTGAAAATGGGAAAATTGTGAAAGCAGAACCAGATAAAGAATCTCCGAAAGGAAGATTATGTCCGAGAGGAGCATTGGTACCAGATATTCTTTATGGGGAGGAGCGTATCAAACGTCCATTGATCAGAGTTGGCGAGCGTGGAGAAGGAAAATTCCGCGAGTGCAGTTGGGAAGAAGCTGTTGACAAAGCTGCGGAATTACTGAAAAAAACCGCAGATACATATGGCGGCAGATCTCTGGCATCTTACTATGGACGAGGTATTTTAGGGCTTCCTGTAACAAGACTTTGTGGCAAAGGTGATGGAAGCGGCAAAGGAAAATTTCTTATAAATCTGGGTTCTGTCAATGATATGAATTGTTCATCCATCTGTAATCTGGCATCCAGTACAGTGACGCCTGGAACACTTATGGGTCTGAATACGAGAATGATGGTGCAGGAGATTGAAGAAAGTGATTATATTATCTCATGGGGTAAAAACTCTGCCAGTGACGATGGTCCGCAGGTGATGTTGCATCGTATTAAGGAAGCTCAGAAGCGAGGAGCAAAATTGATCGTGATAGATCCAAGGCAGGAAGGACTTGGAAAAATTGCAGACTGGTGGATTCCGATTACGCCGGGTTCCGATGGAGCACTTGCCCTTGCAATGCTGAAACTGATTATAGACAGTGGACGTTATGACCATGAATTTGTTGAGAAATATACAAGAGGATTTGAAGAGTTTAAAACTTATCTGGATACACAGACAATGGAGCAGCTTTCAAAATGGTGTGGCATTTCCGTGACAGATATTGAAAAGCTGACAGATATTTTCTGCTCTACTGCAAAGATTCCGCTTGTTGCATATACGGGTCTGGAATATCAGCTCAGTGCAATTCAAAATAACCGTGCAATCTTTGTATTGTGGGCAATTACCGGGAAGTTGGATGCGCCGGGTGCAATCTATCTGAATGCAAAAGGACTGGAGACTCCGAAGCTTTTTGAAATACCAGAAGATGACAAACCAATCGGAGTAGATGAATTTCCGTTATTTTATAAATTCAGTGGTCAGGGACAGTTTTCGCGTTTTCCGAAAGCAGTATTAGAAGACGAGCCATACCCGGTCCGTGGACTTATGATTTTAGGAGGATCGCCGGTATTGTCATTCCCGGATAGTAAAAGTTGGCGTGAAGCATATAAAAAATTAGATTGCCTGATTGTTCTGGATCGTTACTTTACAGAAGATGCCCGGTATGCAGATGTAGTTTTTCCGGCCTGTTCGTTATTCGAAGTGCCAAAAGCTGTACCAGGACCAGAAGGACCACATATTGTGGAACCCCTGATTGAGCCAGTCGGAGAATCTAAAAACGATGTGTTAATTATGGGAGCAATTGCCAAAAAACTTGGATTTGGTGATAAACTTCCACAGACAGAAGAAGAACTTAGAAGCTGGCTTCTTAGTGGAACTGCGCCATATGCAGGAGATTTTGGGACAAGTGCAGACCAGAAAAAAGAAAAGCATTATAAGAAATATGAGATAGGTGAGTTAAGAGCAGATGGAAAACCGGGATTCCCGACACCGTCCGGAAAGCTAGAAATTTGTTCTACAATTCTGGAGGAAAATGGATTTGTCCCATATCCAGAGTATAAGGATGTTCGTTCAATTCCGGAACTTGCTGGTAAAGAATATCCATTTACTATGACAAGTGGAGCAAGAAGCAATAACCGTATGGGTGTGTTTGGGGCAAATCTAGATAAAATTGCTGAGATTGAACCGTATCCGTTTGTAGATATCAATGCGGAAGATGCAAAAGAAATTGGTATCGAAGATGGCGACATGGTAAAAGTAATAACGCCATTCGCAGACGGAACATTTAAAGCGAAAATCCGTGGCATTGCAAGACATGCAATACATATTCCACATGGAGGTGGAAGCGCCTATATGGCAGAACCTTGGAAAAATGGAAATGTCAATGATTTGTGTAGTCTGGACTATGCAGATCCGATGACAGGATTTGTACTTATTAAATCTGTACCATGCCGGGTAGAGAAAGTATAG
- a CDS encoding Spy0128 family protein has product MNEKMRGINIQEKASMCGKCKMWLVMVVFALISTAMLSSVKIHAASAEENQMTDVETNHVTAVENTQEQITVNIPVKLKITGNSQQNEIFSFLLKQNDEQSPMPKISKAQITGTKKDAFQIQYEKPGVYRYTINQVAGDGKNWIYDQSEYSLEVYIMRNEQTDTLQSLIIAYNAKGEKVDPVFMNRYQASEAKQKSMTVKTGDSADIKTLTGLMLICGGIMIGTYEYKKKIEKK; this is encoded by the coding sequence ATGAATGAGAAAATGCGGGGGATAAATATACAAGAGAAGGCAAGTATGTGTGGAAAATGTAAAATGTGGCTGGTAATGGTAGTTTTTGCACTGATATCTACAGCGATGCTATCTTCAGTGAAAATTCATGCAGCAAGTGCAGAAGAAAACCAGATGACAGATGTAGAAACAAATCATGTGACAGCGGTAGAGAATACACAGGAGCAGATAACGGTCAATATTCCTGTGAAATTAAAAATTACTGGAAACTCGCAACAAAACGAAATATTTTCGTTTCTATTAAAACAAAATGATGAACAAAGCCCAATGCCGAAGATTTCAAAAGCTCAGATAACAGGAACAAAGAAAGATGCATTTCAAATTCAGTATGAAAAGCCGGGGGTGTACAGATATACGATCAATCAGGTGGCTGGTGATGGAAAAAACTGGATATATGACCAGTCCGAGTATTCCCTGGAAGTCTATATTATGAGAAATGAACAGACAGATACGCTACAGTCACTTATTATCGCATACAATGCAAAAGGCGAGAAAGTTGATCCTGTTTTTATGAACAGATATCAGGCATCGGAAGCCAAACAAAAAAGCATGACGGTCAAGACCGGGGACAGCGCAGATATAAAAACTCTGACAGGTTTGATGTTGATTTGTGGAGGAATTATGATCGGGACTTACGAATATAAAAAGAAAATAGAAAAAAAGTAA
- the srtB gene encoding class B sortase → MERTPEYYLTKGLDMVVNGVAAVIFLCCFAYAGYALWDNWSILDGSENALKTMVEYKPDEAEGPSYNFSQLMAMNPDVCGWIVMDHTGIDYPIVQGEDNFEYLDKDALGNSEISGSIFLDWQNNRKFTDPYMVLMGHHMQAGKMFGDLDKYSDETFFQKNTTGKIYLPDRALYLETAAFLTVDAYDKYIYRTQWDNVSERQELLKRIYEQAQYTRGEELTTEDQMVALSTCSTSGTNARHVLICRIVHSSASEEGSGKVYVETENE, encoded by the coding sequence ATGGAACGAACGCCGGAGTATTATCTGACTAAAGGGCTTGATATGGTTGTAAACGGCGTGGCGGCAGTTATTTTTTTATGCTGCTTCGCCTATGCCGGTTATGCGCTGTGGGACAACTGGAGCATCTTAGATGGCTCGGAAAATGCACTGAAAACGATGGTGGAATATAAACCAGACGAGGCAGAAGGACCTTCTTATAATTTCAGTCAGCTTATGGCTATGAATCCGGATGTATGTGGATGGATTGTTATGGATCATACAGGAATCGATTATCCAATAGTTCAGGGAGAGGACAATTTTGAATATCTGGATAAGGATGCACTTGGAAATTCGGAGATATCCGGAAGTATCTTTTTAGACTGGCAGAATAATCGGAAGTTTACAGATCCATATATGGTACTTATGGGGCATCATATGCAGGCAGGAAAAATGTTCGGTGATCTGGATAAATATAGTGATGAAACATTTTTCCAGAAAAATACAACTGGGAAAATTTATCTGCCGGACCGGGCGCTATACCTGGAAACAGCTGCGTTTCTTACAGTAGATGCATATGACAAATATATTTATCGAACCCAGTGGGATAATGTATCGGAAAGGCAGGAGCTTTTGAAACGCATTTATGAACAGGCGCAGTATACAAGAGGAGAAGAACTTACGACGGAAGATCAGATGGTAGCACTGTCGACCTGTTCTACAAGCGGAACCAATGCAAGACATGTTCTCATATGCAGGATTGTGCACAGCAGTGCTTCGGAGGAAGGAAGTGGAAAAGTATATGTGGAGACGGAAAATGAATGA